From one Sus scrofa isolate TJ Tabasco breed Duroc chromosome 9, Sscrofa11.1, whole genome shotgun sequence genomic stretch:
- the UCP2 gene encoding mitochondrial uncoupling protein 2 (The RefSeq protein has 1 frameshift compared to this genomic sequence), whose protein sequence is MVGFKATEVPPTATVKFLGAGTAACIADLITFPLDTAKVRLQIQGERRGPVQAAASAQYRGVLGTILTMVRNEGPRSLYNGLVAGLQRQMSFASVRIGLYDSVKHFYTKGSEHAGIGSRLLAGSTTGALAVAVAQPTDVVKVRFQAQARAGGGRRYRSTVDAYKTIAREEGLRGLWKGTSPNVARNAIVNCAELVTYDLIKDTLLKADLMTDDLPCHFTSAFGAGFCTTVIASPVDVVKTRYMNSAPGQYSSAGHCALTMLQKEGPRAFYKGFTPSFLRLGSWNVVMFVTYEQLKRALMAARASREAPF, encoded by the exons ATGGTTGGATTCAAGGCCACAGAGGTCCCCCCGACTGCCACTGTGAAGTTCCTGGGGGCTGGCACAGCTGCCTGCATCGCAGACCTCATCACCTTTCCCCTGGACACGGCTAAAGTCCGGCTGCAG ATCCAGGGAGAAAGGCGGGGGCCAGTGCAGGCCGCGGCCAGTGCCCAGTACCGCGGGGTGCTGGGCACCATTCTCACCATGGTGCGCAACGAGGGCCCCCGCAGCCTCTACAACGGGCTGGTGGCCGGCCTGCAGCGCCAGATGAGCTTCGCCTCCGTCCGCATCGGCCTCTACGACTCCGTCAAGCATTTCTACACCAAGGGCTCAGAGC ATGCTGGCATCGGGAGCCGCCTCCTGGCAGGCAGCACCACGG CcttggctgtggccgtggcccaGCCAACAGACGTGGTAAAGGTCCGGTTCCAAGCGCAGGCCCGGGCCGGCGGAGGCCGGCGGTACCGGAGCACTGTCGACGCCTACAAGACCATCGCCCGAGAGGAGGGGCTGCGGGGCCTCTGGAAAG GGACCTCACCCAATGTCGCTCGTAATGCCATTGTCAACTGTGCTGAGCTGGTGACCTATGACCTCATCAAGGACACGCTCCTGAAGGCCGACCTCATGACAG ATGACCTTCCCTGCCACTTCACGTCCGCCTTCGGGGCGGGCTTCTGCACCACCGTCATCGCCTCTCCCGTGGACGTGGTCAAGACGAGATACATGAACTCTGCCCCGGGCCAGTACAGCAGCGCTGGCCACTGTGCCCTCACCATGCTCCAGAAGGAGGGTCCCCGAGCCTTCTACAAAGG GTTCACGCCCTCCTTTCTCCGATTGGGGTCCTGGAACGTGGTGATGTTTGTCACCTATGAGCAGCTGAAGAGGGCCCTCATGGCTGCCCGCGCTTCCCGGGAGGCTCCCTTTTGA